Part of the Ornithodoros turicata isolate Travis chromosome 6, ASM3712646v1, whole genome shotgun sequence genome, TACTGTTTGTATGAAATTTGGACAGGTGGCAGCACTACTGGCATGACAGACATTCAGACTTTGGTCTGTCATGCATGGAGATGTAAAAAACTGTGGCAAAATTTTTAAGCTTTCAGATTTGTTTCAGTAAATTATGAAAAATTAAAAACTGCTTGTTACAATACATTGCCCCATTCCACCCGTTTCTTTAGCTGTCAGAGCATTGTTGGGGCTTTGCAATTCACTCTTACAAGGAACACTTACTAAAAGTGGTACAAATTCCAAGTGATGCaaataggccataggaaatgtaTCTAAACTATGCAGAGAACTATGCAAAGTGGCAATTTTCGCATCAGAATTTAGTACGTAGTGTGACCTCTAACATATTGCTTGTCTCCCAAACAGTCTTCTTTTCTTCATTTTATCTTCATTGAAAACCCTGCACGTTGTCTTGGGTAACCCTGAAAATTGCTCGCTTTCCAATTCACTGCTACTGCCTTTAAGAATGGAAAGAGTGAAAAAACTAAGGGCCAAGATTTTAAACACTATAACACAAACAAGTGACTAAAATAAGTGACTGAAATCGCGAGTTGTCGAACATGCACGGTACGATCAATGCTAGGGAGCGTCCTAGTATAGGGGGTAGTTGTGTGAACACGCTTTGAGCATGATGTATTTTTGTGCTGGTAATCAAACGTGCAAAACTGCATCCTTCTAGGAGCCGAGTGGAGGAAGCCCCAGCAAGACAGAGTGTGTTCAAAGGACCTTCTGGGAAGTGGACTTAAAGGTGGTCCAAGAATTAGCCCTAAAGAGGTTGTGGTCTCATCTGTCTTCCTGGACAAACAGCAAAAGATTGAGGCCCCTATACTGGTTCCTGGAAATGTGGTGCCAGTGAACACCACTGAGACTGTCATATATGTGACGTTAAACGAAACAGATGAGATTATGCCACTTAACTCAAGGAATGACTCGGACAACGAGACAGACAAAGGAATGGCTGAAACACTCCGGGACTGTGTAAAGCCTGTCATTAGCATGAATGGAAATGTCTCCCACACAGCGGGACATGTCACAGCCCAGTCGAATGTAGTGTCTGGACATAATTACTCGAAATTACTCGCTTGCGCATCATTAAACCTCAACTGCGCACCAGCGAAAGTAGGAAGGCCAAAATCATTGACGCCAAAATGCCAGGATTGCAGACGCCATACCGCCGCAATAGAAAGGTTGAAGAGGCAGAAAAATGAGCTGAAGCTGAAGCTTCAACAGTGCATGAAGCGTCAACAGGTCTACAGCctaaaagaaattgaaaatgACCAAAAGGAAGGCTCCGAAAGGGCAGCATTTTTGGTGGACCAGCTACAAAATTATCAGAAAAAATCTCCCAGGTGGTCAGACACGACAATTCGTCGCTGCATCTTATGGAGTAACCGACTGCGTAGTGGCTACACTGTACTACAGTCATCCAAGGTGATAAAGCTCCCAACAATTGCCACACTAAAAAAGTACATAGTGCCTACAAATGCAGACTCTGCAACAGAACTCGCAGTGAGCAGCCTCGAGCATGAAGCGAACTCTAAAAGTTTAGAAGAAAGTGAGATCTGTGCTTATGGATTAAACGACCATCAACTAGTGCATCTTCCATGACAAGGTCTGTGTCCACTGGTTAGTATTCGCGACCAGTAATGCGACGGGACCAAGGCTCAAAGAGGAGGTCACAAATAGGCTTGTGTGTTTTTGGTCTTGGTATTAAGTACCCAGTACACCCGGTACCGTCCACAAGCTGGCTCTTATTTCACCGAAGGGCTGCAAGGACCACAACTATGGTCTTACACTGGAAGCAAAGGAGTTAGTCGAAGGTGCATGTTCTGTCGTAGTCTTCCTGGTTGCAGACAACCACAAGGCCAACGTGAATCCACTCGTGTTACCACATGCAGGCAAGACTGAGCCCTccatttaaaagcgataaaaccccggtgcaggggacacaaccCCCTGCTTTTTAACCCTCCATTTAACATCGACGTGAACTGCTGAGAAAGTTCATAGCCGATGACTAGGGTTTCAGATTCTCGTTATTTACGAAAAAAGGCCAATAAATGTGTACTGGTAAAGTTTTTACACAGATTAATTACACAGATCAAATTATGCATTGATAATCACTGGAATGAGCACTTCAAATTATCTGTGGTATCAAGGTACCTGTGTCAACGTAGCTCCTGCAGCTGAGTACTCTGTTTGTAGCTTTTGGATGGCCCACGCGAAACAGTGGGCGGCACTTTCTGCTGTAACTCTCAACTTGCACTATTCGTGTCAAGTGGTGTAGAGCGAGCATTTTCAAACTTGTCTTATTGATTTGAAATTTATCTGCGCAAGTATAAGAAAGTATTAACATTGTTGTAACGAAAGGAGCAGCCTGCGATGTTGCCTGAATCCCTTAACATATGTACATACCTGGCAAATTATTGCAACAAGAACAGAGTTTAGCAGTTGGTAttgtaacaaataaataaataaagtgttACATTCACTGTATGCATAGGAACTGCCAATTTTATTTCTCGATGATTTTGCTATTTAAAATATCTCCAAAAAATTGGCAACTCCTGGTGAGCGAAATGACCACCGATTTTTTTTCACACTGAATTTCTGAAAAATTAAACACCGGAAACCCTACCTTGACATCCATGATGTCATCACTCCAGTATATAGCTTGACATTAAACAATCTGTTTCAAAAGGATCTGGGGCAGGTATATGTCAATCAGCCAGTCcgtgttttgtttttgctttttcgaGAATTTGTGGCAGCCTTTGTAACTGCAACAGCAGCATGGACATAAGTACAGTACTGAGTGCTTCAGTGGAGCAACTACGTATCTCGTCAGAGAGTAGTTTAAAATATGCAATATAGGAAGCCCTATACACAGCATCCGCCCCAATGACACGTTGATAAACAACCCAAGTGTTTGAAGGAAGCCTTCCTGTCTCATCCTGGCAAGCATCCTGCATGCTCTGAAAAAGGCAGTTTTAAGCACAATAGGTTTACAAGTCCTTGGAGCTTACTACACTGTCGATGTGACTGCATGAGGTATCTCATAAAAGCCAGTTTTCACTTCATGCTTCAAGTTCAGTGGAACATGCATGAATcgtgtcaaatttttgtaaGCATATACCCTCTGTATCCTTAGCTTTCAAATATGGTCTGCAGGCTCCAACACAAGTGTGAAGAGTGCTGATGCTTTTACTCCAAGCCAGGAATAAAGGTGACATGTGGGACACTCAAGATGAACGAGAAAGAAGAGCTACCGCATGTTCGCACAAGTGATATCCCCCAGAATACACCAGCGGAGTATGAACGCCATAGCTGTCTGCTGTTACGTGAGCACGGCCGCTCAATGTCATGTCTTCCTGCTAACGGTAGGGAATGTCATGCGatgcagccacaagatattctgttgcagacggcaGGAAAAGACACTGATGGCGTCATCTACAAGTGTTGTCTGCGAAGCGCACAATATGCCACTCCGCCGTGTGAATACTGAACATGTGGGGCGGAACTTCCGCTCCATGAACAGTTTTTgcttcttccactagaatcttctgTGAGGGTGTCGCTTATGTGAATACACAGATAATGGAGCCTTCTTGCGTGATGCGTTAACTGGTCTGGAACATGTGCACAGTTTTGCCTACTTCCTGGTGTACATATTTTATATGTGCTAGTGTACCATAACTTGTTTTCTCTCCATACTTATATATTTCTGAACATAAAGTAGGCTATTTTGCTCATGTGCTTATCTCCCTTACTTcaggaaaataaaataaacacttGCTTGCCTCCAACTAATCTTGTTATGGAGAAAGGAGGAAGCAGGAAAGTAAAAGGCAGCAGGCCTTGCACATTAAATCTGTGTAAATCAGTGGTCCCACATCACCCATGCTGGCCCTGCAAGCAAGGGATATGTATTATCTTGCTTGTCACCGCCTCTTTCCATCACCATGATGCCACGAGATAACAAATTCCAGAGGCGATTTCCATTCATTTTGGTTAATTTTACAGTTGCTTAGTTTCGTTGTAACAAGCAAAGATCTCGTGCTTTTTTACAGCGTCTACTTCAGTACACGTGGGTTCAGAAATTCTCATGCATAATCACCCCTTTTCTCCAAGCAGGCACACATTAACTTTGGTACACTCATTGCACACAAGTGATCGTTGTCGAGAAATCTCCTGCACAAAGCATTGAATTTTCTAAAGCTCAGAGTTGTGTCTAAGCTCTGGAACTTTCCATGCAGTGCTGTCGCCATAGTCCAATGTCTCTATAATTCTTTGCCATGTGGACGTTACAGTTGTGGCAGGTGAGTAAACCGAGCTCTGCCCACAGTTCCAATGA contains:
- the LOC135396448 gene encoding uncharacterized protein LOC135396448 → MKSAMEVPGVKASRRTHGINCRAKGCKNSNNNSSLSFFGFPRDNRTAAWIAYADRQEYADLPPEQLKHRKLCAVHFAANAFANKQRTSLKRTAVPTVPRETASSSVPVLSCSSSSSGDATPAASHSHTSEVESSSSKDLWKTSRAEWRKPQQDRVCSKDLLGSGLKGGPRISPKEVVVSSVFLDKQQKIEAPILVPGNVVPVNTTETVIYVTLNETDEIMPLNSRNDSDNETDKGMAETLRDCVKPVISMNGNVSHTAGHVTAQSNVVSGHNYSKLLACASLNLNCAPAKVGRPKSLTPKCQDCRRHTAAIERLKRQKNELKLKLQQCMKRQQVYSLKEIENDQKEGSERAAFLVDQLQNYQKKSPRWSDTTIRRCILWSNRLRSGYTVLQSSKVIKLPTIATLKKYIVPTNADSATELAVSSLEHEANSKSLEESEICAYGLNDHQLVHLP